A genomic stretch from Halorhodospira halophila SL1 includes:
- a CDS encoding AMP-binding protein: MSEELQTLQTLVRRLDEGAGRDAVRALDRDDLDCWDYQEVAGLARQLSAGLMESGVSRGERVVLFAPNSAEWVIACLAILDAGAVVTPLDTQMPRAELIHALGDSGAHRVFTAGEAARRLEGLELDHPLETVRLDEPAGTGQSWRDWLREPTDAAQPEVTPDDQATLFYTSGTTGMPKGVPLTHGNITANLNALLGQELAHRDDRIFVPLPYHHVYPFTLGLITPLALGASIVLPYSVLGPQIVRALREGDATIILGVPRLYEALDAAIRGRIAERGARAERLFEGMLWISRGARHRLGWPLGRRLFRGLHQRMAPSVRMVVAGGAPLSPAIGERLRDLGWEVATGYGLTETSPILTYNPPDRLRLEAAGLPLPGVDLRIDSVEPGARTGEVLARGDNVFQGYWQLPEKSAEVFTEDGFYRTGDLGWFDEDGYLHLEGRASEMIVLGGGENIDPERVESALIGAEAIRDAGVLEHDGRLAAVLFADPQAIRDLDDEQVRQRLNQALHEAAGVLPSHHQISIYRISSDPLPRTRLGKLRRHKLRELFEALGDGAATAETGPIPEERMAVEDQQLLQIPTARRVWDGLVHRYPRVRLTPDTNLRLDLGLDSLGWVDLTLELRSSVGVALEEEALGRIETVRDLLREAAEAAQFKPDGARGRGLVEQLRDPEAMLSDQQQRWMAPRTRFERWLGAICFGIDQVLFRMYARVHVEGREHLPDREPVLLVPNHLSALDPPALGSVMPYARITRVRWGGWTGLLFSNRWVRVISRACLVLPIDPHTGPRGSLALGAKALQDGYGLVWFPEGRRSPDGTLQPFQPGVGLLLQAQPVPAIPVSIEGTDQAMPIGKRFPRPGRITIRIGAPVTAETLDAEGEGETRELRIASALQDRVRQLGRAEPGAREGK, encoded by the coding sequence GTGAGCGAAGAACTGCAGACGCTTCAGACGCTGGTGCGCCGGCTGGATGAGGGGGCGGGGCGCGACGCCGTTCGGGCACTGGATCGGGATGACCTCGACTGCTGGGATTACCAGGAGGTCGCCGGGCTCGCGCGGCAACTGAGCGCTGGTCTGATGGAGTCCGGTGTCAGCCGCGGCGAGCGGGTGGTCCTGTTCGCCCCGAACAGTGCCGAGTGGGTGATCGCCTGCCTGGCCATCCTCGATGCCGGCGCGGTCGTTACCCCCCTGGATACTCAGATGCCACGCGCGGAGCTGATCCACGCCCTGGGGGACAGTGGCGCCCACCGCGTCTTCACCGCCGGCGAGGCGGCGCGCCGGCTCGAAGGGCTGGAGCTCGACCATCCGCTGGAGACGGTCCGTCTCGATGAACCGGCGGGAACCGGGCAGAGTTGGCGCGACTGGTTGCGTGAGCCGACCGATGCTGCGCAGCCGGAGGTCACCCCGGACGATCAGGCCACGCTGTTCTACACCTCGGGCACCACCGGCATGCCCAAAGGGGTACCGCTGACCCACGGCAACATCACCGCCAATCTCAACGCCTTGCTCGGCCAGGAGTTAGCGCACCGGGACGACCGGATCTTCGTCCCGCTGCCCTACCACCACGTCTACCCGTTCACGCTGGGGCTCATTACCCCGCTGGCCCTGGGGGCGAGTATCGTCCTGCCGTATTCGGTACTCGGGCCGCAGATCGTGCGCGCCCTACGCGAGGGGGATGCCACCATCATCCTTGGCGTGCCTCGGCTCTACGAAGCGCTGGATGCGGCGATCCGTGGCCGCATCGCCGAGCGCGGTGCTCGGGCCGAACGGCTCTTCGAGGGCATGCTGTGGATCTCCCGGGGCGCCCGCCATCGCCTGGGCTGGCCTCTGGGTCGGCGGTTGTTCCGCGGGCTGCATCAGCGCATGGCGCCTTCGGTACGCATGGTGGTCGCAGGTGGCGCGCCGCTGAGTCCGGCCATCGGTGAGCGACTGCGGGACCTGGGCTGGGAGGTGGCCACCGGCTACGGCCTCACGGAGACCTCGCCGATCCTGACCTACAACCCGCCGGATCGCCTGCGCCTGGAGGCGGCCGGCCTGCCATTGCCCGGCGTGGATTTGCGCATCGATTCGGTCGAGCCGGGGGCGCGCACCGGCGAAGTCCTGGCCCGTGGAGACAACGTCTTCCAGGGCTATTGGCAGCTGCCGGAGAAAAGCGCCGAGGTGTTTACCGAGGACGGGTTCTACCGCACCGGCGATCTGGGCTGGTTCGATGAGGACGGGTATCTGCACCTGGAGGGCCGTGCCTCCGAGATGATCGTCCTCGGCGGGGGCGAGAATATCGACCCGGAGCGGGTGGAAAGTGCGCTGATCGGGGCGGAGGCCATCCGTGATGCCGGTGTGCTGGAGCACGACGGCCGGCTTGCTGCGGTGCTCTTCGCGGATCCCCAGGCGATACGAGACCTCGACGACGAGCAGGTGCGGCAGCGCCTGAACCAGGCGCTGCACGAGGCGGCCGGCGTGCTGCCGAGCCATCACCAGATCAGTATCTATCGGATCAGCTCCGACCCGCTGCCCCGGACCCGTTTGGGCAAGCTGCGTCGGCACAAGCTGCGCGAGCTCTTCGAAGCCCTCGGGGACGGGGCTGCAACAGCCGAGACGGGACCGATCCCCGAGGAGCGGATGGCGGTCGAGGATCAGCAGTTGCTGCAGATCCCCACCGCCCGTCGGGTTTGGGACGGCCTGGTGCATCGCTACCCGCGGGTGCGCCTGACTCCGGACACCAATCTGCGCCTCGATCTTGGGCTCGACTCGTTGGGTTGGGTCGACCTGACCCTGGAGCTGCGCTCGAGCGTCGGCGTGGCCCTGGAGGAGGAGGCCCTCGGCCGGATCGAGACCGTCCGCGATCTGCTCCGGGAGGCCGCCGAGGCCGCACAGTTTAAGCCCGACGGCGCTCGGGGGCGGGGGCTGGTCGAGCAGCTCCGCGACCCCGAGGCCATGCTCAGCGACCAACAGCAGCGCTGGATGGCCCCGCGAACCCGGTTTGAGCGGTGGCTCGGCGCGATCTGTTTCGGGATCGACCAGGTGTTGTTCCGGATGTACGCCCGGGTACACGTCGAAGGCCGGGAGCACCTGCCCGATCGCGAGCCCGTGCTGCTGGTACCCAACCACCTGAGCGCCCTGGATCCGCCGGCATTGGGTTCGGTCATGCCTTACGCGCGGATCACCCGCGTACGCTGGGGTGGCTGGACCGGCCTGCTGTTCTCCAACCGGTGGGTGCGCGTGATCAGCCGGGCGTGTCTGGTGCTCCCCATCGACCCGCATACCGGCCCGCGGGGTAGTCTCGCCCTTGGGGCCAAAGCGCTGCAGGATGGTTACGGGCTGGTGTGGTTCCCCGAGGGACGGCGCTCACCGGACGGCACGCTGCAGCCGTTCCAGCCCGGGGTCGGGCTCCTGCTGCAGGCGCAACCGGTACCGGCGATTCCGGTCTCCATCGAGGGGACGGATCAGGCCATGCCCATCGGCAAGCGGTTTCCGCGGCCGGGTCGCATCACGATTCGGATCGGCGCGCCGGTGACTGCAGAGACCCTGGACGCCGAGGGGGAGGGCGAAACCCGCGAACTCCGCATCGCCTCGGCACTGCAGGATCGGGTCCGCCAGCTCGGCCGGGCCGAGCCCGGCGCTCGGGAGGGTAAGTAG
- a CDS encoding DUF3683 domain-containing protein: MAAINQEPTRIREIPYNYTSFSDREIVVRFLGEETWDLLNELRGERRTGISARMLFEVLGDLWVVSRNPYIQDDLINTPKRLRALVSSMHHRVDQIFARANGNQKGIDLGERARRAVQEFEQHYRRQRQRRQRIKRRLARFTRSDNICFDGLSRVSHATDATDWRVEIPFLVLTPDTEEEIAPLVATCIEEGLTIIPRGGGTGYTGGAVPLDGDSAVINTEKLDAISPVEEVDLPGVDTPVSTIHVGAGAVTRRVSERAEAHGRVFAVDPTSQDASTIGGNISMNAGGKKAVLWGTTLDNIVSYRMITAEAKWIEVERLDHNLGKLDDLDTVRFRVTRYARDGQTQEGEPEILSFSGTSFRKPGLGKDVTDKFLGGLPGVQKEGCDGLITSARMLVHRMPEHQRTVCLEFYGDDLHEAVPAITEIRDDLLADEQVALAGLEHLDERYIQAVDYSPKANRSEIPKMILLADLASDHPDAVGEAASRIVRLANQRNGEGFIAVSEEAQRRFWAERSRTAAIASHTNAFKINEDVVIPLERLAEYTEGVERINVEQSMRNKLAMLSELLDYLGGDMPEVRQVKDFEDSEEGDRILADKKAAARDHLSQVRERWQQILEAFDAAAADRDDLLDDTARADLRAGDRIIDLLLRRSLRISYRREVERPLEEFFKGRDLQPVRARFTEIHDRVLRSRLFVALHMHAGDGNVHTNIPVNSGDYGMMREAERIVDRIMELAQSLGGVITGEHGVGLTKMQYLDPEQVQRFAEFIDRVDPEGRFNRGKLMPGSGLENAYTPSLFLVEEEALILEESELGELNRDIKDCLRCGKCKPVCSTHVPRANLLYSPRNKILAAGLIIEAFLYEEQTRRGLSLRHFDVMNDVADHCTICHKCLKPCPVNIDFGDVTIRLRDILQRRKQRRTRLQTRVAMGFLNLTDPRLIKALRLGMARFGFAAQRQVSQGLRRMGVFPLKRRPGSTTERSSIPAQAVHFLEKPMPAAVPPQGMRQILGAEESDHIPIIRDPQRTDENSEAVFYFPGCGPERLFSQVGMATLAMLHDSGVKTVLPPGYLCCGYPQHAGGYIDRAKEITTANRVLLHRVANTLNYMDIQTVVVSCGTCISQLELYEFNRIFPGCRLIDIHEFLLEKGYRLEGSKETQYLYHDPCHPSIKTQNPTGVASELMGQPVQLSDRCCGESGIFAVSRPDISSQVRHRKQEEIRQGVQSLTGAARAEDGNVRMLTTCPSCLQGLSRYREDTGVEADYIVTEMARELLGEDWQERFTEQARKGSLEKVLL; the protein is encoded by the coding sequence ATGGCCGCTATTAACCAGGAACCGACCCGTATTCGAGAGATTCCCTATAACTATACGTCCTTCTCCGACCGTGAGATCGTGGTCCGTTTCCTCGGCGAGGAGACCTGGGACCTGCTCAACGAGCTGCGAGGCGAGCGTCGCACCGGGATCTCGGCGCGCATGCTCTTCGAGGTCCTCGGCGATCTCTGGGTTGTCTCCCGTAATCCTTACATCCAGGACGACCTGATCAACACCCCCAAGCGGCTGCGCGCGCTGGTCAGCTCCATGCACCACCGCGTCGACCAGATCTTCGCGCGCGCCAATGGCAACCAGAAGGGCATCGATCTGGGTGAGCGCGCCCGTCGGGCCGTCCAGGAGTTCGAGCAGCACTACCGTCGTCAGCGCCAGCGCCGGCAGCGCATCAAGCGCCGCCTTGCGCGCTTCACGCGCAGCGACAACATCTGCTTCGACGGGCTCTCGCGCGTCTCCCACGCCACCGACGCGACGGACTGGCGCGTCGAAATCCCCTTCCTCGTCCTGACTCCGGACACCGAGGAGGAGATCGCCCCGCTGGTAGCAACCTGCATCGAAGAGGGTCTGACCATCATCCCCCGCGGTGGCGGCACCGGGTACACCGGTGGCGCCGTGCCGCTCGATGGCGACTCGGCGGTCATCAACACCGAGAAGCTCGACGCCATCTCCCCCGTCGAAGAGGTCGACCTCCCCGGGGTCGATACCCCGGTGAGCACCATCCACGTCGGTGCCGGCGCCGTGACCCGCCGGGTCAGCGAGCGAGCCGAGGCCCACGGCCGCGTCTTTGCCGTGGATCCGACCTCCCAGGACGCCTCGACCATCGGCGGCAACATCTCCATGAACGCCGGCGGCAAGAAGGCGGTGCTTTGGGGGACGACCCTCGACAACATCGTCTCCTACCGCATGATCACCGCCGAGGCCAAGTGGATCGAGGTGGAGCGCCTCGACCACAACCTGGGCAAGCTCGACGATCTCGATACCGTGCGCTTCCGGGTCACCCGGTATGCCCGCGATGGGCAGACCCAGGAGGGCGAGCCGGAGATCCTCAGCTTCTCGGGCACCTCGTTCCGCAAACCGGGGCTCGGCAAGGACGTGACCGACAAATTCCTCGGCGGCCTGCCCGGGGTCCAGAAGGAAGGGTGCGACGGGCTCATCACCTCGGCCCGCATGCTCGTCCACCGCATGCCTGAACACCAGCGCACCGTATGCCTGGAGTTCTACGGCGACGACCTCCACGAGGCCGTTCCGGCGATCACGGAGATCCGCGACGACCTGCTCGCCGACGAACAAGTGGCGCTTGCCGGGCTCGAGCACCTCGACGAACGCTACATCCAGGCCGTGGACTATTCGCCCAAGGCCAATCGCAGCGAAATCCCCAAGATGATTCTCCTCGCCGACCTGGCCAGTGATCATCCGGACGCCGTCGGCGAGGCGGCCTCGCGCATCGTGCGACTGGCCAATCAGCGCAACGGCGAAGGCTTCATTGCGGTCTCGGAGGAAGCCCAGCGGCGATTCTGGGCCGAGCGCTCGCGTACCGCGGCCATCGCCTCGCACACCAACGCGTTCAAGATCAACGAGGACGTCGTCATCCCGCTGGAGCGCCTGGCCGAGTACACCGAAGGCGTCGAGCGCATCAACGTCGAGCAGTCCATGCGCAACAAACTCGCCATGCTCAGCGAGCTACTGGACTATCTCGGCGGCGACATGCCTGAGGTCCGTCAGGTCAAGGACTTTGAGGACAGCGAGGAAGGCGATCGAATCCTCGCCGACAAGAAGGCGGCGGCGCGGGATCACCTGAGCCAGGTCCGAGAACGCTGGCAACAGATCCTCGAGGCCTTTGACGCCGCGGCCGCCGACCGGGACGATCTGCTCGACGATACCGCCCGGGCGGACCTTCGCGCCGGGGATCGGATCATCGACCTGCTGCTGCGCCGCAGTCTGCGCATCTCCTACCGGCGCGAGGTGGAGCGTCCCCTGGAGGAGTTCTTCAAGGGGCGCGATCTGCAGCCGGTGCGGGCCCGCTTCACCGAGATCCACGACCGCGTCCTGCGCAGCCGGCTGTTCGTCGCCCTACACATGCACGCCGGCGATGGCAACGTGCACACCAACATCCCGGTCAACTCCGGCGATTACGGCATGATGCGCGAGGCCGAGCGCATCGTGGATCGCATCATGGAGCTGGCGCAGTCCCTGGGTGGCGTGATCACCGGCGAGCACGGCGTCGGCCTGACCAAGATGCAGTACCTGGACCCGGAGCAGGTCCAGCGTTTCGCTGAGTTCATCGACCGGGTCGACCCGGAGGGACGGTTCAACCGCGGCAAGCTCATGCCGGGTTCCGGGCTCGAGAACGCCTATACGCCCTCCCTGTTCCTGGTGGAGGAAGAGGCGCTGATCCTCGAGGAGAGCGAGCTCGGTGAGCTCAACCGCGATATCAAGGACTGCCTGCGCTGCGGCAAGTGCAAGCCGGTGTGCAGCACCCACGTGCCGCGGGCCAACCTGCTCTATTCGCCGCGCAACAAGATCCTCGCGGCGGGGCTGATCATCGAGGCCTTCCTCTACGAGGAGCAGACACGGCGCGGACTGTCGTTGCGCCACTTCGACGTCATGAACGACGTGGCGGATCACTGCACCATCTGCCACAAGTGCCTCAAGCCCTGCCCCGTGAACATCGACTTCGGTGATGTCACCATCCGCCTGCGCGACATCCTGCAGCGGCGCAAGCAGCGTCGGACGCGGCTGCAGACGCGGGTGGCGATGGGCTTCCTGAACCTCACCGATCCGCGCCTGATCAAGGCCCTGCGCCTCGGCATGGCGCGCTTCGGGTTCGCGGCGCAACGCCAGGTATCCCAAGGCCTGAGGCGGATGGGCGTCTTCCCGCTCAAGCGGCGCCCGGGCAGCACCACGGAACGCTCGAGCATCCCCGCTCAGGCCGTGCACTTCCTGGAGAAGCCGATGCCGGCCGCAGTGCCGCCGCAGGGCATGCGCCAGATCCTCGGCGCCGAGGAGTCGGATCACATCCCGATCATCCGGGACCCGCAACGGACCGATGAAAACAGCGAGGCGGTGTTCTACTTCCCGGGCTGTGGCCCCGAACGGCTGTTCAGTCAGGTCGGGATGGCAACCCTGGCGATGCTTCACGACTCCGGCGTCAAGACGGTGCTGCCCCCCGGCTATCTGTGCTGCGGCTACCCCCAGCATGCCGGCGGGTACATCGACCGGGCTAAGGAGATCACTACGGCCAACCGGGTCCTCCTCCACCGCGTGGCCAACACCCTGAACTACATGGACATCCAGACGGTGGTGGTCTCTTGCGGCACCTGCATCAGCCAGCTTGAGCTCTACGAGTTCAACCGGATCTTCCCGGGGTGCCGACTGATCGACATCCACGAGTTCCTGCTGGAAAAGGGCTATCGACTGGAGGGCAGTAAAGAGACGCAGTACCTCTATCACGACCCCTGCCACCCGTCGATCAAGACGCAGAACCCCACGGGGGTGGCCTCGGAGCTGATGGGGCAACCGGTTCAGCTCTCCGATCGCTGCTGCGGTGAGTCGGGCATCTTCGCCGTATCGCGCCCGGACATCTCCAGCCAGGTGCGCCACCGCAAGCAGGAGGAGATCCGCCAGGGCGTGCAGTCCCTGACCGGAGCGGCGCGTGCCGAGGACGGCAACGTGCGCATGCTGACCACCTGCCCCTCCTGCCTGCAGGGATTGTCGCGCTATCGCGAGGACACCGGTGTCGAGGCCGACTACATCGTCACCGAGATGGCGCGGGAGCTCCTCGGCGAGGACTGGCAGGAGCGCTTCACGGAGCAAGCGCGTAAGGGCAGTCTGGAGAAGGTGCTGCTGTAA
- a CDS encoding NnrU family protein has product MLILLLGLILFLGTHSVRVVADDWRSNQIAAYGEIPWKTAYSALSLVGLIIAIYGYGLTRVDAVWVWMPPNWTAHLMALVMIPAFILLFSAYGPANRIRNAVGHPMLLAVALWALAHLMANGRLGDLVFFGAFLAWASVTFVAARERDRRQAASPTPAQRWGNAWAIGGGLIGYIVFALFLHIPITGVPAYAS; this is encoded by the coding sequence ATGCTGATCCTGCTCCTGGGCCTGATCCTCTTCCTGGGCACCCACTCGGTCCGCGTCGTCGCCGACGACTGGCGTTCCAACCAGATTGCCGCGTACGGCGAAATCCCCTGGAAGACCGCCTACTCGGCGCTGTCGCTTGTGGGCCTGATCATCGCCATCTACGGCTACGGGCTGACCCGCGTCGATGCCGTCTGGGTGTGGATGCCGCCGAACTGGACGGCCCACCTGATGGCGCTGGTGATGATCCCGGCGTTCATCCTGCTCTTTTCCGCCTACGGGCCGGCCAATCGCATCCGCAACGCGGTCGGTCACCCGATGCTCCTGGCCGTGGCCCTCTGGGCGCTGGCCCACCTGATGGCCAACGGGCGGCTGGGCGATCTGGTCTTCTTCGGCGCCTTCCTGGCGTGGGCCTCGGTCACCTTCGTCGCGGCACGCGAGCGTGATCGGCGGCAGGCTGCGTCCCCCACCCCGGCTCAGCGCTGGGGTAACGCCTGGGCCATTGGCGGCGGGCTGATCGGCTACATCGTCTTCGCCCTGTTCTTGCACATTCCGATCACCGGGGTCCCGGCCTACGCCTCGTAA
- a CDS encoding DUF2452 domain-containing protein has protein sequence MAEYKRDDNPDRHEGHSRTSPYPVSRLSAPIDLVDTAREIQEADQAINNRTSSKLTVIADQIRALQEQAREVLEESQRDMDLHRAKCNFTRRPGSIYHLYERDDGELYFSMLAPEDWRNGPPHTYKGSYRLEADLSWTPFEEMDQPDATRDMVQRLIADHRGGAG, from the coding sequence ATGGCTGAATACAAACGCGACGACAATCCGGACCGTCACGAGGGACACAGTCGGACCTCACCCTATCCGGTGAGCCGACTCTCCGCGCCCATCGACCTGGTCGATACGGCCCGCGAGATCCAAGAGGCAGACCAGGCGATCAACAACCGCACCAGCTCCAAGCTGACGGTGATCGCCGATCAGATCCGTGCCCTTCAGGAGCAGGCGCGGGAGGTCCTCGAGGAGAGCCAGCGGGACATGGACCTGCACCGGGCCAAGTGCAACTTCACGCGGCGGCCGGGCAGCATTTATCACCTCTACGAACGCGACGATGGCGAGCTGTACTTCTCCATGCTCGCCCCGGAGGACTGGCGAAATGGTCCGCCCCACACCTACAAGGGGTCGTACCGCCTTGAGGCCGATCTCTCGTGGACGCCCTTCGAAGAGATGGACCAGCCCGACGCCACCCGGGACATGGTGCAGCGGCTGATCGCGGACCACCGCGGCGGCGCCGGCTGA
- a CDS encoding DUF3392 domain-containing protein → MMELLDELLWRSGTWVHGHVHDIALALIATLLVVYGSSINRFVARPLRPYPWLMRVGAFVLMCAFGYGLVTVWVTPLLAEALLYIETRYLGVAVIGAFLVIGWLAERRNQI, encoded by the coding sequence ATGATGGAGCTACTCGACGAGTTGCTATGGCGATCCGGCACCTGGGTGCATGGGCATGTGCACGACATCGCCCTAGCGCTGATCGCCACGCTGCTCGTCGTCTATGGCAGCAGCATCAACCGGTTCGTCGCCCGCCCCCTGCGCCCCTACCCCTGGCTGATGCGCGTCGGCGCCTTTGTCCTGATGTGCGCGTTCGGCTACGGTCTGGTCACAGTGTGGGTCACGCCGCTGCTTGCCGAAGCCCTGCTCTACATCGAGACCCGTTACCTAGGGGTGGCCGTCATCGGCGCCTTCCTGGTGATCGGCTGGCTGGCCGAGCGCCGGAACCAGATCTGA
- a CDS encoding RsmB/NOP family class I SAM-dependent RNA methyltransferase, producing the protein MARRERYQPPEDLARGESAYTRYRAVIDDWQAFCDALQRPLSPCLRANTTRLTRDELDKLLRDEGWDPRPLGWQGDALLVDGGFRPGHHWGAIAGLYQIQEAASLLPVQLLDPRPGERVLDLCAAPGNKTVQVADALGNRGTVVANDASAGRLGALGQAVKRHGVVNVSQTVRDGQGMPWAAGRFDKVVVDAPCSCEGTFRKTATAAEPTSPAFRQRLVQRQQRLLLRGMALTRPGGTVVYSTCTFAPEENEAVVAAALARCSGAFELIPARVAGLQLSPGLEAWDGVDFGADMAACGRLWPHHNDTGGFFVALLRRVDDGSSQSEDPLPLPEEPRARTLLQTFEDELGVSAEVLDGLTAFFEGSKYAKVVAADHTAAGGIPVVRSGIPAVRAQTRPPKPSTAGVMALGHHARGAVLELERAEVYAFFRREPLLLGPERGSGLREGGHVVLRHRGHTIGIGMYRNGAMVSLFPKAWSRAAGGTVG; encoded by the coding sequence GTGGCCCGACGAGAGCGATACCAGCCGCCCGAGGATCTCGCTCGCGGGGAGAGCGCCTACACGCGTTATCGAGCGGTGATCGACGATTGGCAGGCGTTCTGCGACGCGCTGCAACGCCCCCTGAGCCCGTGTCTGCGCGCCAACACGACTCGCCTCACCCGGGATGAGTTGGACAAGCTGCTGCGTGATGAGGGTTGGGATCCCCGCCCGCTGGGCTGGCAGGGGGATGCCTTGCTCGTGGACGGAGGGTTTCGCCCCGGGCACCACTGGGGCGCCATCGCCGGCCTCTACCAGATCCAGGAGGCGGCCTCGCTCCTTCCTGTGCAGCTGCTCGATCCCCGGCCGGGTGAGCGAGTCCTCGATCTGTGCGCGGCGCCGGGGAACAAGACCGTCCAGGTGGCGGATGCCCTGGGTAATCGGGGCACCGTGGTCGCCAACGATGCAAGCGCGGGTCGGCTGGGCGCGCTGGGGCAGGCGGTGAAGCGCCACGGGGTGGTCAATGTCTCGCAGACCGTCCGCGATGGCCAGGGCATGCCTTGGGCCGCCGGGCGTTTCGATAAGGTCGTGGTCGACGCACCGTGCAGCTGCGAGGGTACCTTCCGTAAGACGGCCACGGCGGCCGAGCCGACGTCCCCTGCGTTCCGCCAGCGGCTTGTCCAGCGGCAGCAGCGCCTGTTGCTGCGCGGCATGGCGCTGACCCGCCCCGGGGGCACCGTGGTCTACTCGACATGCACCTTCGCTCCGGAGGAGAACGAGGCCGTGGTCGCCGCGGCGCTGGCCCGTTGTTCCGGGGCGTTCGAGTTGATCCCTGCGCGGGTCGCCGGCCTGCAGCTGAGCCCGGGACTGGAGGCGTGGGACGGAGTCGACTTCGGCGCCGACATGGCCGCCTGTGGCCGCCTCTGGCCCCACCACAACGACACCGGCGGGTTTTTCGTGGCCCTACTGCGGCGTGTCGACGACGGGAGCAGCCAGTCGGAGGACCCGCTACCCCTGCCGGAAGAGCCGCGCGCCCGCACCTTGCTGCAGACCTTTGAGGATGAGCTCGGGGTGTCGGCTGAGGTGCTCGATGGACTGACCGCGTTCTTTGAGGGCAGCAAGTACGCCAAGGTCGTGGCGGCGGATCACACCGCAGCGGGCGGAATCCCGGTCGTGCGCAGCGGCATCCCTGCCGTGCGGGCCCAGACCCGGCCTCCGAAGCCGTCCACGGCTGGGGTCATGGCGCTGGGACACCACGCCCGGGGAGCGGTGCTGGAGTTGGAGCGGGCCGAGGTCTACGCGTTTTTCCGTCGTGAGCCGCTGCTGCTGGGGCCGGAGCGTGGCAGCGGGCTGCGCGAGGGGGGGCACGTAGTGCTGCGCCACCGCGGCCATACCATCGGTATCGGTATGTACCGCAACGGCGCGATGGTCAGCCTGTTCCCCAAGGCGTGGTCGCGGGCTGCCGGAGGCACCGTGGGATAG